The Pseudomonadota bacterium nucleotide sequence AGAGGAAGCGGGTGGCACAGCGGGATCAGATCCGCGGTTTTTTTAGCCGCCATGATCCCGGCGATTCTTGCGATGCCGAGGACGTCCCCTTTCTTGTGGAGACCTTGCTGAACCATCGTCAGCGTTTCCCGATTCATCGCGAGGGTCCCTTCGGCGATGGCGATCCGGTGGGTCACTGTTTTAGCCGCGATGTCCACCATCCGGGCTTCCCCGTGGCGATTAAAATGCGAGAGTTTCGACATGGTGCTTAGTCAAGGGTTGTCCGTACTATACTGTTACGGCGGCCGTTGAGGAAGCCGTCATCACGAGCCTGTGGTTGGATATCATGGGATTCGAGCAACGTGATGCCTGTGGCAAGAAGGAGAACAAAGGTGCCGATCACAGTCAAATTCTTCGCGAGCCTGAGGG carries:
- the moaC gene encoding cyclic pyranopterin monophosphate synthase MoaC, with amino-acid sequence MSKLSHFNRHGEARMVDIAAKTVTHRIAIAEGTLAMNRETLTMVQQGLHKKGDVLGIARIAGIMAAKKTADLIPLCHPLPLTHIEISFFLDAKAGAARCEAKVETSARTGVEMEALTAVQVALLTVYDMCKSVDRGMTISGVRLLEKLGGKSGHWRR